Sequence from the Rhodococcus jostii RHA1 genome:
CCGCAGGTCGCGGACGATCTTCTCGATTCCGTACTCCGCAAGATAGCCGTAACCCCCGTGCAGCTGCAGCGCCCGGTTGGCCACCTCGAAACCGGTGTCGGTGGCGAAGCGCTTCGCCATCGCACACAGCTCGACGACGTCCGGAGCGCCGTCCTCCAGCGCGGCCGCCGCCCGCCACAGCAGGGTGCGGGCCGCCTCCAGCTCGGTGCGCATGTCGGCGAGCTGGAACTGCAGGGCCTGCGAGTCGAGCAACGGCGCACCGAACGCCTTCCGGTCCGCCAGGTAGGCGACGGCCCGCTCCAGCGCGGTCTGCGCGCCGCCCACCGAACACGCCGCGATGTTGAGCCGGCCCCCGTTCAGGCCCGCCATCGCGATCCGGAACCCGCCGCCCTCGGAACCGAGCAGATTGCCCGCCGGCACCCGCACGTCCTCGAAGATCACCTGACGGGTGGGCTGGGCGTTCCAGCCCATCTTCACCTCGTTCGGCCCGAACGACAGACCCGGCGAACCCTTCGGGACGATGAACGCCGAAATCCCGCCGGGCCCGCCCTCCCCGGTGCGGGCCATCACCACATACACCTCCGAGGTGCCGGCACCGGAGATGAACTGCTTGACCCCGTTGAGGACGTAG
This genomic interval carries:
- a CDS encoding isobutyryl-CoA dehydrogenase, whose product is MFTLTDDERAISDTARDFAAEHLAPHAVEWDQAKHFPVDVLRKAASLGMGGIYIREDVGGSELTRVDAARIFEQLAKGCPSIAAYISIHNMVTWMIDRFGTDEQRRAWVPGLCSMDQLGSYCLTEPGAGSDAAALSTRAVRDGDDYVLNGVKQFISGAGTSEVYVVMARTGEGGPGGISAFIVPKGSPGLSFGPNEVKMGWNAQPTRQVIFEDVRVPAGNLLGSEGGGFRIAMAGLNGGRLNIAACSVGGAQTALERAVAYLADRKAFGAPLLDSQALQFQLADMRTELEAARTLLWRAAAALEDGAPDVVELCAMAKRFATDTGFEVANRALQLHGGYGYLAEYGIEKIVRDLRVHQILEGSNEIMRVVIARSVIGNRGAV